TGGAATCTAGAACACCGTTGCATTCCTGTGCGTGGCAAGGCAACCACGAAGTGATGCAGCTTTTGCTGTACTACGGTGCCGTTCCGGATCATGCCTGCAAACAGGGCGCAACGGCGCTGGGCATTTCTGCACAGGAAGGACACGAAAAGTGCGTCAGCTACTTGCTGAAGTACGGTGCCAATCCGTACAAGTCGGATCACTGCGGACGAACGCCGATCAAGCTGGCGGCTAAGTCGAACCGTAACAATGTGCTACGCATACTCGAAAACTTCACCAAAAGTAAGTTTGAAAGGGGTTTCAACTAAACATAGAATCTTAAACCCGTaaatttgtttgcttgttcctgtttttttttcagatgaTTTGGATTGTGGCAAGATGATGCATCCCCATCTGAATTTGAAATCGCCGGATGAATTACCTCCGTGCAGTTCCATACACAATCCTTCGCCGTCGTCGGGCTATCCGAACAATCCGAACCTGCTGATGCCggccggtggcggtggtggtccGGCAATGCTTAACGTATCGTCGACCAACTCCAACACCACCAGCTCTACAACACAGAATAACAATTTCTACGAAAACACGATGCACTCGGACACGAGCAGTCTGCAGAAGCGTAAAAGTGTCATCTCTAGTCAATCCACCGGTAGCAGTAATGAGGTTAGTAACTAACTGTCCTGGTTGTCATTAGCAACCGCCTACGGCAGCTTGTGTGTCACTTCCAGATTCACATCGTGTTTTGCTTATGTGTCATTTCCAGCAAGCGCCGATGTCGTTTACGCAGCAACTTCAGAAACATTCGCGCCATCACAACTCGAAATCGCATCACATCgtacagcaacagcaccaaccgcatcatcagcagcaaacgTCTTCGTCCTCGGTGGcgaagttttcgaacaaaaaacattcccaGGTACTGCCGAATGTCGAGGAGTACCAAGCAAATATAGGTAAGTGAGAAAGGAACGATATGTTTTACCTTCCTGCAAGCTGGTGTGTGACGAATCTTTTGCCACATTCTCTTCCCGATAGCGTCTAACATTCGCATCAATCCGAACGATGCCGATCTGTTCGATCTGGGATGTATGTCGCCACTGTACGCGACGCCACCGCATTCGCCGAGCAGTGAAATCAGCTCTCCGGGACAAAATCAGCCACCGTCCTCGTTGGCCCTGCTCGGCAAGCAGTTTGAAGAGATGAACATCAGCCTTTCGAACAACAGTACGATTATGAACCCGCACGATAACCACTTTGCCCGAGATACGCACATGCGTATCATTCTCGGCAACAATCAGAAGGAGAGCGGTCAACTACAGGGAACGAGCGGTGGTGCCGGAGGTGGAGGGTAGGTATCGGCATCGATGCCAAGACGCTCGTGTATTGAACGCAGTTAAgtgaaatgtgtgtgtttttttttaattttgcagaAAATCATCCAAACGCAGCGGAATTGCAACCAATCCGGCGATGCGTTTGATACGCAATCGTATAGATTCCGCGGCGCAGCTTATCCGCCGCACAAACAACATGCTATCGAGTAGTGGAAATAACCAAGGCTCATCCAGTATTGGGGTGAAATCGGGCACGTTCCAGTGGCGCAAAGAGAGCCAGATGTAATTGGTTGAACTGGCGCAAATCAAACAGGGATGTAAAATTGACCTACCTACTAACAGCGTGTGCAAACAGGTGAGCAGCAGTGGGTAGCAGCTTCATTCAGATCGGACCCCTCGAAAACGTGGTAAAACAAAGCAATGTGTGTTATAGCATGTGGTCCACACGTGGCGGTGGAATGGAAACGGTGTTGTTGCGCGGCGTTGGAATGTTTATACATATGATACTCTTTCCTCCTTCCCCCCTGGCACGTAGTATTTAAGAGTGCGCACCGAATTTTCAGtgaaatttttaattattataacGATTCAGACGACCGATCATGCATCTATCGCTAAGGATCGTGGCATGATGCGATGAGCTGTATCCAATGTGTGGTGGAGTGTGAGACTGGCGGCGGGCGGCAGCCTAAGTAGTAGATTGGATCAGTATGTGATGATAGTGTGGCATTTATTACTAAACAAAGAGTGTGTTCTGCATTTACGTACACCCGTAGCAATGGAGAGCACGCGCAACTTAATGTAAGAGTTTATCACCGGTTGTAGTGGAGCGGCGAACGCGGCGGGAATATAGCAAGTAGTAGGGAAGCAATGAACAACCCGCATCAAAGATTTCGTGCTGTTTCGGTCTGATTTGACCGAACTATTTACTAAACATCACATGTAGATGTTAGTCCAGTTGCTCAGCGGGGAATATATTAAAAGTAAtatcataaaacataaattatgaaCCGGGCGAAaacgtacacacatacacacaaacaaaaacacattgagCATCGTTTGAAAACTTTACGACACTGTGTCTTATCGCTTCTCGGGATGATGGAATATGGAAAGAACTTTTCCTGGTTTTCTAATTTAGTTTCTCGTTTCGCAGATTGCGATATTCTTGTACCAGTATTTTGACTTTTCTTAAATGAGATCTATTTTTATACCAATTTAATAAGCCATGGCAAACAGTAATGAGTGGTGTGCGTATTGCGTTTTGGACTGATTACATTTGGGTAGTTGTTACAAAGTATGTACGATGTACGCTCGTTTTAAGTAGCATACTATTTTCATACCAATTTTTGTGACGCGCTTATCGGTTTAGCTTAGCCAACCAATAATAGGAAATTATTTAATACCAGCCGCCATGACAATCTATTTTTGTATCTTTTATACACCTATTATCCAATTTAGTGGGTTGTGTTTTGCCATTTCCAGCCTTTTCGTTTAACTTTAACTGAACGCGTCAGGGAAGCAAACAATACAATGGCCTTTGTAAAGTGCGATAGGATGGAATTATTTAAAAGTTTATCTTATTGGTTGTCATTATTTGAAATCACAAATTAAATTAGCACTTTAGCTGGGAAAGGAAATCGGTAGAATGACATATTTTCGTGACACTCACACAACAAACATATTACATACTAGGGTTGTTGAGCAACTGCATGATATAAAGAAGagatataaaaacaaaaacaaacttgtgaaacaaagaaatatattaaatctggacgaaatgaaatggaaaatgcCGATCGATGCAAGATTCCTTCGTCGTTCAATCTTTTACACGTCGCAAAAGGAATCTCTTGATTTTGATGTTGTCGCGAATGAGGCAGACCAGTTTTGTGTGGAAAGATCACTCACAAATCAATTAACCTGAAATTCAACCAGTTGATAAACAGCACTCACCTCTAACTTAGACtgtaagaaaagaaaagaagcatTAACAAGAGATACGCGTTTATTTTGGGTACCGTGACGTGTAGCACAACCACATTTCCTACCATATAATATCCTTCCCCATCGCCAGCCCATTTGAAGCAAAGTGTTTAAGAAACAACCGGCAATGAGAACAGTTTGGTAGAATCGATTCATTTAAGCATTTTTGTACGATATGCTGTTTCAACAAAACCACTTGGAAAATGCCATAATTCAAGACAGAAAGCAATGTAAGCGGGAGAACAATAGGAGGAGAATGCTACTTGTTTTGTTGagaaaatgaaatgtttgTGTTCAAGAttattttatgtgtgtgtgtgtgtgtgtgtgtgtgtgtgtgttcgtgtgtcaTCATCTTAGGCATACTCCTGGACGAACATGCGTAAACTTATGGATTCTAGTCGATTTTTAATTTGTAATCTAATGTAAACTGAGTTGCATCTCGCGCGTTCGTCATATTCATAATTAACCTCTTTTCCTTCTACTGACTCTGAAAAATTGCATTCGATGATGATGGCCCCCTCTCCTCGTTGCCACTCAAGGATGCAAGGATACGTTAGTTTACAGGCTTTGTAACGGCGGCGTGAACGATTGATCCCACGGAACAATAaaaatgtgtgattttgtttttcttttgtaacaGTTTAACTCATCTCTCAACAGTTCAGTTAGAATTGATAGTATTTCCGTTTCGTTTATTAGTTCATATTTAGcatgtattattatttattgatttcgATGTGTCTCCGTTGCAGATAGTGAAATCAGTTACGAAAAAGACATAACAAGCACGGAAAACTTCCTCCGAAAGCAACACTAGATACAGGAGTGAAGAAAATCCCGTGAATAAATTCCTTTTCATTTCAATATGATTGACAGTGACCAGCTCTAACACAGAGAGAACGTAGtgcaaaagaaataaagaaacaatatTAAATTAGAAATATTGCGTAAGGCATGTTTTGGGATGAAGTCCATATTAAGTTGATTCGATAATGAATCCGAACAGCCTGTTCCGAACCGGTAGCCCAGCTGTTCGCGGTAAGTAGCAGTGTTTGTATGTCTCGCTAATATTATTCACTTTCCATTGATATTTTACACTCCAaaagaatattaaaaaatgaatttcattgtTGATTTCAAAACGTGAATGAATATAGTTCGTGTCATGGAAAAGATGCGTAAAACTAGGTCAAACTTTAGAAATCGTTTAAATTGATGGTACGACCAAATCATATCCTTCGAGGACAGACAAGACAAGTACATGACGTTAACTTGTGATCAGAAGTAAATAAGGATTTATAAATATACCTTCCTTCCACAAATTAATGCAAAGTAATgtacgaaaaacaaaactaaaatcgAAACATATTCGCTTAGCAAAATAGAAgtggcaaacaaaacattttcttctttACAGTGTGCGCGTATGGCCGTTTCCAGCAGCTTGTGTCGTCGTTGTGTTGTTTTCGGCTCCGATACTATTAGATCGATCGCTACTCAACAATCAGCTCATACCGTTCGACCTCTTCGCACATGCTGTTAAAGTTGTCGACAAACTCTTTGAAATCCTTTGTCTGTTGAAAAGAAGCATACAGATTTAGTATGTTGCCACAAGTccttttaaaattttttttttactaattaAATATATTACCTGTTCTACTGGCACTGGTTTTCGTTTAGCTTTGcgctgttttttgttctttcgttTCGCTTCGTCCGTTTCCGAATCTGAGCTGAGCTGTTGGACATCATCCGAGCCGGCCGggtcttcctcctcttcctcatcgtcgtcatcatccaGCCCCAGATTAGCTAgatagatgttttttttcttctttcgaaGTTTTGGTACCCGCGCATATGTTTTTTGATGAGCCTTGAAAGAAAATGAGGAATTagatgaaaagaaaatgaacaaTAATGAAGCGAAATGTACGTAACACAACCGCTTACAAGCGTTTGTTCACACTTACCGAATTGTTTAGCCATGCCGGTCGGTCCGGTGTGTCGAAAAGCACCACATCGGGATCCACGTTTGGCTCCACGTTCTCGCAGTTCGGTTCGATCACTGATACATCCGGCGCATCGATGACAAACGGCTTCGTAGCTGCTGATGGTCCTGTCGCCTGTTCCGTGGAAgttacaccaccaccagggcGTGGTGTAGAAGCAACAAACTCGCGCAGTGTATGGGGCCGTTTCGTGGGACTGCTGAACACGCGTAGGTTTTTCGTCGGAAACCGGGTAGGACCGCTGGAGCGGTTTTGCAGCTGTTTTGGCTGCCGTCGGAAAATGGGTCGCTTGGGAAGCAACTGTTTCACATTGTGCAGTCGATGGTGAAGCGTTTCATTCGAGATGTTGAGGGGCATCGGCAGCGTAACCTGGGTAACCGAGTTTTCCACCACGTCATCGTCCTCCTCGTTGAATCCGAAGTAATCCCGCGTACAGTTTTCCGCATTCGGAGCACGCTCGTCGTTTTCGTTGCTGTGGGCGTCATTGTCCAGGTTGACGGAAGCATTATCCGTCGTTTCGTCGAATATCTCTACCACACTGCCGACGGACGGCGCAAGGGATTTGGTTTGCGGGACATCGTTAGAGTGTTGTTTCGATTGCGTCTCAGTGAAAGCAACGGATCCATCGTTCTCCTTGTCATACTGAAGCTCGCGCCGGATGAGATTTGGGCTTGTCACTTCCCCCTCGGCGGCGGCAGGTAGCTTCTTGGCTAGCGGAGACATTAAGGGACTGTCACGCTGTGGTAGTGGCAATACATTCAACGGCATCAGCGGATTCCGATTAGCTGTATTGCCTCGTTCGGGCAAAACGATCACATCTTTGGGACATTTTGACTGTAAAACTCCGATGGAGCTTTTTGCTTCGGCCAGTGCAGTCGATACTTTCGTCACACCACTCGAGGAGGTGGAGGATGGGAGAGATGCCGGTGGAGGACGGTTTTCGATGTCGGAATCATTCATAGCCAACTGTAGGTCGTCTATCATGGAGCGGAACTGACCGGTGCTGAGGTTGAAATTTTCCACCGTTCGTTGCTGCTCCTGGGACAACACCGGAGACGGACACGCTGTCGGCCGCTGTTCCGTGACGCCGTTATTCATGCGCTGAATACTGCCGATAATGCGCATCGAATGGTTGAATGCTTGCATCGAACGCTCGTAccattttttcaacttcgtGCAAGCTTGCCGCATATTTTGATCCTGCTGCGGCGTGGCTCCCTTCGTCTTGCACCTTCGCATAGCTGTGATCAATTTAGCGCTCATCTCGCTCGTCGCCTTCAGCTCTTTGTACATCTGTTCGATCTCGCGAATGTCCTTATCGCTGATCGCTGATGGTTCGGGCAGATTTGCTTCTGCCGGAAATTCCGCGACAGTTTGCACCGTCGTTTCTGCGCATGGAGATTTACGGCGTTCGGTAACAAAATGCTTTGCAGGACTAACCGGAACGTTATTGTTTTCGCTGGCAATACTTTCGTACGATGGAAGCATCTCCTTCGTCCTGTGCATGTAGCTGGTTCGGGGAACGATCATATCCTCCTGCAAGCGCCAGGGTGATGCCGGATTGCACGAGATTGATGTAACGCTGGGGCTATTGGCGGGGCCTAATTTTTGTGCGGGCGTAGACGTGAGGGGCCCTTGTGATCGGACTGGTTTTAGGCGTTGCACCGCAGGATTAAGGATTCGCGAAGCTTCTAGCGGTGGATGGTCGTCAAAATGAAGCTCCAAATTGTCTGACAGCGTATGTACTCTCGGCGGTCCCGGCGGAGGCGGAGCTACGACGGGAGGTGTTTTGGGAATTTCCAAGTTAATCTTATAATCAGTCTTGGCTGGCTGCTTCACCGGTCCACCACCTATGTTTTTGATCACCTTCGTTAGGGCTTTCTTATCGAAGCCAAAAAGATTGCCTGATTTTTGTGT
This is a stretch of genomic DNA from Anopheles merus strain MAF chromosome 2R, AmerM5.1, whole genome shotgun sequence. It encodes these proteins:
- the LOC121590772 gene encoding uncharacterized protein LOC121590772; the protein is MPPTVVTNSVNRDNSTHVNNISTCAIRRSSAADAGTLAATITTRRSQKNLIQNNAANNDRKTTNDLRHKLIDCKVILQNIFAQNVSSKQISPNEKDSSSVIHIDISANNEDDNTTNPVQEQQKIAAERNSNVTRRTKPRRTKTNENPNNSVEKQRHTISVAPDDHSSIIHLDESSVSTKRSRNKRNTQSIAEIPDLKETRKQIQTDSNVDVIVQALQDTAVPEKRRTARRVSFQTIADSGKSNVTSRLPSKRKPGSIIPSHESGVSPPKRTPDTQPSILEHSSQAVSSVTNEKEVLTGDVKDNVCTGMKGLLDKIDKHVFKSLIISIKRIAPILPEAELKRLKNPEPDSTQETTVSQHSSSSRATELQGHSVTEKRQTLEWQKSSVEKPQIVVTSPIIEVPESPTPAPESKLLNVSNLAPPNTAKPQTDTFKKPHSAKIPPAAKPQSNTIKNPHPAKLPPLPLLVEEENEDVYEFLSSSQQSDSSTSSKPARKAKQKKEKKRAGQTAKKNLKTATTKPKGKTQKSGNLFGFDKKALTKVIKNIGGGPVKQPAKTDYKINLEIPKTPPVVAPPPPGPPRVHTLSDNLELHFDDHPPLEASRILNPAVQRLKPVRSQGPLTSTPAQKLGPANSPSVTSISCNPASPWRLQEDMIVPRTSYMHRTKEMLPSYESIASENNNVPVSPAKHFVTERRKSPCAETTVQTVAEFPAEANLPEPSAISDKDIREIEQMYKELKATSEMSAKLITAMRRCKTKGATPQQDQNMRQACTKLKKWYERSMQAFNHSMRIIGSIQRMNNGVTEQRPTACPSPVLSQEQQRTVENFNLSTGQFRSMIDDLQLAMNDSDIENRPPPASLPSSTSSSGVTKVSTALAEAKSSIGVLQSKCPKDVIVLPERGNTANRNPLMPLNVLPLPQRDSPLMSPLAKKLPAAAEGEVTSPNLIRRELQYDKENDGSVAFTETQSKQHSNDVPQTKSLAPSVGSVVEIFDETTDNASVNLDNDAHSNENDERAPNAENCTRDYFGFNEEDDDVVENSVTQVTLPMPLNISNETLHHRLHNVKQLLPKRPIFRRQPKQLQNRSSGPTRFPTKNLRVFSSPTKRPHTLREFVASTPRPGGGVTSTEQATGPSAATKPFVIDAPDVSVIEPNCENVEPNVDPDVVLFDTPDRPAWLNNSAHQKTYARVPKLRKKKKNIYLANLGLDDDDDEEEEEDPAGSDDVQQLSSDSETDEAKRKNKKQRKAKRKPVPVEQTKDFKEFVDNFNSMCEEVERYELIVE